From Paenibacillus polymyxa, the proteins below share one genomic window:
- a CDS encoding aminoglycoside 6-adenylyltransferase yields the protein MRSEQEMLHTILQFAQEDERVRAVIMNGSRANPHAPRDIFQDYDIVFLVSSMDSFIQERHWIRRFGELIIMQTPDEHVEPTVTFRDRFAFLMLFTDGNRIDLTLCPVTNIANWPRDSLSVLLLDKDDLVEPFPPPSLQDYKTVPQTAQTYADSCNEFWWVSTYVAKGLWRHELPYAKFILDRPVRDALHFMLEWHMGIQTNFTADPGKQGKYFEKHLEPEHWTAYIQTFADADYEHMWQSLFIMGNLFREVAQKVANHYGYRYPIEDDQRVTNYLYHVKALPADATGIY from the coding sequence GTGAGAAGTGAACAAGAGATGCTGCATACCATTCTCCAATTTGCTCAAGAAGATGAACGGGTACGTGCCGTGATTATGAATGGTTCACGCGCCAATCCACATGCTCCACGAGATATTTTTCAGGATTATGACATCGTCTTTCTCGTATCTTCCATGGACAGCTTTATTCAGGAACGTCACTGGATTCGCCGCTTTGGAGAATTGATCATTATGCAGACACCCGATGAGCATGTGGAGCCTACTGTGACGTTCCGTGATCGCTTTGCTTTTCTCATGTTATTTACGGATGGCAATCGCATTGATCTTACCCTCTGCCCTGTGACTAACATCGCCAATTGGCCCCGAGACAGCTTAAGTGTACTGCTGCTGGATAAAGACGACCTGGTGGAGCCTTTCCCACCGCCAAGTCTTCAGGATTATAAGACGGTCCCTCAAACCGCCCAAACCTATGCGGATTCCTGCAACGAATTCTGGTGGGTCAGTACTTATGTGGCCAAAGGATTATGGCGACATGAGCTTCCCTATGCCAAATTCATATTGGATCGACCTGTAAGAGATGCGCTTCACTTCATGCTGGAATGGCATATGGGTATACAAACTAACTTCACGGCAGATCCAGGTAAGCAGGGAAAATATTTCGAGAAGCACCTTGAGCCTGAACATTGGACGGCCTACATCCAAACATTTGCGGATGCAGATTATGAACATATGTGGCAGTCTCTTTTTATCATGGGTAATTTATTTAGAGAAGTTGCCCAGAAGGTGGCGAACCATTATGGTTATAGATACCCGATTGAGGACGATCAACGTGTAACAAACTATCTCTATCACGTAAAAGCTCTCCCTGCAGATGCAACGGGCATCTATTAA
- a CDS encoding cupin domain-containing protein → MKISKHNAEHYIWGEQCDGWRLVKNDDLSIIHERMPGNTHEVRHYHHARQFFFILSGAAVLEVDGERIQLGSQEGCEVPPMVPHQIFNETSEDVEFLVISQPASRGDRVLTEN, encoded by the coding sequence TTGAAAATAAGTAAACATAATGCTGAACATTATATATGGGGAGAACAATGTGATGGTTGGCGCTTGGTGAAAAATGATGATTTGAGTATTATTCATGAGCGCATGCCGGGAAATACACATGAAGTCAGACATTATCATCATGCGCGCCAATTTTTCTTTATTTTATCAGGTGCAGCGGTACTTGAAGTGGATGGTGAACGCATCCAATTAGGATCTCAGGAAGGGTGTGAGGTTCCTCCTATGGTGCCTCATCAAATATTTAATGAAACGAGTGAGGATGTTGAATTTTTGGTTATCTCTCAGCCTGCGAGCAGAGGCGACCGGGTGCTGACCGAAAACTAA
- a CDS encoding YolD-like family protein, producing MGKKLEGNGIWESSRMILPEHREAYVRLMKEQGRRGKPTLDDQEIQQIEQAIIVSYNERKPITLRVFNPFDDEELRGLVTVINTSRREVKLSRGEEDFSWIKLEEIIEADI from the coding sequence ATGGGGAAAAAGCTTGAAGGAAATGGCATATGGGAAAGCTCGCGTATGATTTTGCCTGAGCATCGGGAGGCATATGTAAGACTGATGAAGGAGCAGGGAAGACGCGGCAAGCCGACACTGGACGATCAGGAGATACAGCAGATTGAACAGGCCATTATCGTATCCTATAACGAACGGAAGCCTATTACACTAAGAGTGTTTAATCCGTTTGATGATGAGGAGCTGCGCGGACTGGTTACAGTGATTAACACAAGTCGGCGAGAAGTGAAGCTATCTCGTGGGGAAGAGGATTTTAGCTGGATTAAGTTGGAGGAAATTATCGAGGCGGATATCTAA
- a CDS encoding response regulator: MATVIIVDDSLFMRSVLKDILLDLGHSVIAEAENGYDAVLKYAHFRPDLITMDINMPKMDGLEAVKKIVELDPKANILMCSALGQQEAIIQAFKAGAKDFIVKPFEMERVVNAVTKMLDN, encoded by the coding sequence TTGGCAACAGTTATAATAGTGGATGATTCTTTATTTATGCGTTCTGTGCTTAAGGATATTCTGTTGGATTTAGGTCACTCTGTTATTGCAGAAGCGGAAAATGGATATGATGCAGTTTTGAAATATGCACACTTTCGACCCGATTTAATTACCATGGATATTAATATGCCTAAAATGGATGGGCTTGAGGCTGTTAAAAAGATTGTAGAGCTTGATCCTAAAGCCAACATCTTAATGTGTTCCGCTTTGGGTCAGCAGGAAGCAATTATACAAGCATTTAAGGCAGGGGCAAAAGATTTTATTGTGAAGCCATTTGAGATGGAAAGGGTCGTGAATGCCGTCACAAAAATGCTGGATAATTAA
- a CDS encoding metal ABC transporter substrate-binding protein, which produces MNTWFKKSFVLSAGLALILAGCGAKTDHAATNTSQTESNPAQTADSGKKLNVVTTFYPMYEFTKQVAGDHANVTALIPAGAEPHDWEPSAKDMAQVKDADVFVYNGIVEGWAEQALSSASNDKRVVVEASKGLNLMEGSAEEEEGEEAHAEEGHDHDHVLDPHVWLDPVLAQKEVEAIEAGLVKADPANQADYEKNADAYIAKLKELDNEFKTGLKDVKRKDFITQHAAFSYLAKQYGLTQVPIAGLSPEQEPTPDKLAGIIKFAKENNVKTIFFETLVDPKVAETVATEIGSKTDVLNPLEGLTDEDKQKNLDYLGVMKNNLEALKKALNE; this is translated from the coding sequence ATGAATACATGGTTCAAAAAATCATTTGTATTGTCTGCGGGGCTAGCACTTATTTTGGCCGGTTGTGGAGCTAAAACTGATCATGCAGCCACGAATACATCCCAAACCGAATCTAATCCAGCACAAACAGCGGACAGTGGTAAAAAGCTGAATGTAGTCACCACTTTTTATCCGATGTATGAATTCACCAAGCAAGTTGCCGGAGACCATGCTAACGTAACCGCGTTGATTCCTGCCGGTGCTGAGCCGCATGATTGGGAGCCAAGCGCCAAGGATATGGCACAGGTTAAGGATGCTGACGTATTTGTATATAACGGGATCGTCGAAGGTTGGGCAGAACAGGCTTTGAGCAGCGCATCGAATGATAAGCGTGTAGTAGTTGAAGCAAGCAAAGGGTTGAACCTGATGGAAGGATCTGCCGAGGAGGAAGAAGGAGAAGAAGCACACGCAGAGGAAGGCCATGATCACGATCATGTGCTGGACCCTCATGTATGGCTTGATCCGGTCTTAGCTCAAAAAGAAGTAGAAGCTATAGAAGCAGGGCTTGTAAAAGCCGATCCTGCAAACCAAGCAGACTATGAGAAAAACGCTGATGCTTATATCGCTAAGCTGAAAGAACTGGATAACGAGTTCAAAACGGGTCTGAAAGATGTAAAACGTAAAGACTTTATTACGCAGCATGCTGCTTTTAGCTATTTGGCGAAGCAATATGGTCTGACCCAAGTTCCCATTGCTGGTTTATCTCCAGAGCAAGAGCCTACACCGGACAAATTGGCAGGTATTATCAAGTTTGCTAAAGAAAATAATGTAAAGACAATTTTCTTTGAAACATTGGTTGATCCGAAGGTTGCTGAAACCGTAGCTACTGAAATTGGTTCGAAAACGGATGTGCTGAATCCGCTTGAAGGACTGACGGATGAAGACAAGCAGAAAAACCTGGATTACCTTGGTGTGATGAAAAACAATCTGGAGGCTTTGAAAAAAGCTCTGAATGAATAA
- a CDS encoding metal ABC transporter permease has product MEMLHYDFMQRAFCAGGVIALLASVLGVYLMLRRQALMADMLSHVSLAGVAAGAYLGINPTITGFIVAVIGAIIVEYVRRSYKTYSEISVAIIMVGGLSTAVILMNLNQSINKGFSAYLFGSVVAVNQTELMLMIVVAVIGGIFFFVFRRPLYQITFDEETAKTNGLPVKSISFAFSILTGMIVAAAMPIVGVLLVSSLIVLPAALAIRIAPSFAAAIWISMITALIGVFMGLTASYELSTPPGGTIAMVLLLFLIVGASIQKLVRKLGKQQASRRKNAAGQ; this is encoded by the coding sequence ATGGAAATGCTGCACTACGACTTCATGCAGCGGGCATTTTGTGCCGGTGGGGTAATTGCACTGCTGGCCTCGGTGCTTGGAGTATACCTGATGCTACGGCGTCAGGCTCTCATGGCGGACATGCTATCGCATGTATCGCTGGCAGGGGTGGCAGCAGGTGCCTATTTAGGGATTAACCCGACGATAACTGGATTTATTGTTGCGGTGATCGGTGCGATTATTGTTGAATACGTCCGCAGATCTTATAAAACGTATAGTGAGATTTCTGTGGCTATTATTATGGTAGGTGGCCTCTCAACGGCTGTTATTTTAATGAATCTGAATCAGAGCATTAACAAAGGCTTTTCCGCTTATTTGTTTGGTTCGGTAGTAGCCGTCAATCAGACCGAGCTGATGTTGATGATCGTTGTGGCTGTCATCGGAGGTATTTTCTTTTTCGTGTTCCGACGGCCTTTGTACCAGATTACCTTTGATGAAGAAACGGCAAAGACCAATGGTCTTCCTGTCAAGTCTATCTCGTTTGCGTTTAGTATTTTGACTGGGATGATTGTAGCCGCAGCCATGCCGATTGTCGGTGTGCTGCTTGTCTCCTCACTAATCGTGTTGCCTGCTGCGCTGGCGATTCGAATTGCACCGAGCTTCGCGGCAGCTATCTGGATATCCATGATCACCGCATTGATCGGCGTATTTATGGGATTAACCGCATCATATGAACTCAGTACACCCCCAGGTGGGACGATTGCTATGGTGCTATTATTATTCCTGATCGTAGGAGCTAGTATTCAAAAGCTGGTCCGTAAGCTTGGCAAGCAACAGGCTTCCCGACGTAAGAATGCGGCAGGTCAGTGA
- a CDS encoding metal ABC transporter ATP-binding protein: MLLASLEQVTFGYGDVPNLVDANVEIFSGEFVAITGPNGASKSTMLKLLLGLLQPWKGKVFMSDRTGEGKKLVVGFVSQQIAAFNGGFPSTILEFVRSGRYTHGSWLRRMRAEDHDLTEQALRQVGMWDLRHRKIGELSGGQKQRICVARALAQESDLLILDEPTTGMDQESRHHFYDLMNQQVKEYGRTVVMVTHGLSEVQHYLDRIIELERKEDGGWKCCTTTSCSGHFVPVG, from the coding sequence ATGTTATTGGCCTCATTGGAACAGGTCACATTTGGCTACGGAGATGTTCCTAACTTGGTAGATGCCAATGTTGAAATTTTTTCCGGAGAATTTGTGGCAATCACTGGACCGAACGGTGCTTCCAAATCGACGATGCTCAAGTTGCTGCTCGGTTTACTTCAGCCTTGGAAGGGCAAAGTGTTTATGTCCGACCGTACAGGTGAAGGTAAAAAGCTCGTTGTCGGATTTGTATCACAACAAATTGCTGCCTTTAATGGAGGGTTTCCAAGTACCATCCTGGAATTTGTCCGTTCGGGTAGATATACTCATGGCTCTTGGCTGCGCCGGATGCGGGCTGAGGATCATGATCTGACAGAGCAGGCGCTTCGTCAAGTAGGGATGTGGGATTTACGGCATCGCAAAATCGGCGAATTGTCTGGTGGACAGAAGCAGCGTATTTGTGTGGCAAGGGCACTTGCTCAGGAATCGGATTTGCTCATTTTGGATGAGCCCACGACCGGAATGGATCAGGAAAGCCGACATCACTTCTACGATCTGATGAATCAGCAGGTTAAGGAATATGGAAGAACTGTAGTCATGGTTACCCATGGACTATCGGAAGTACAACATTATCTGGATCGTATTATTGAGCTTGAAAGGAAGGAAGATGGCGGATGGAAATGCTGCACTACGACTTCATGCAGCGGGCATTTTGTGCCGGTGGGGTAA
- a CDS encoding ABC transporter substrate-binding protein codes for MNKCSKPALPLVMLALAMLLLSACAAGNTAQTTNSSANRQQSDASQSTTQEKAVEIENMGVKMVFPEAPKRAVTLNQHATEVMLALGLESSMVGTAYLDDQILPKYKTQYDKIPVLAKQYPSKEVFMAAAPDFAYAGWKSAFNDKNLGSREELAQQGVQTYVQESSNKPGPILEDVYRDILNIGRIFRVEERAEKLVNDIRAQVQSIQTQIGTVERAPKVFVYDSGEDKPFTAANNYLTSLIKSVKAKNIFDDIDKSFTEVSWEEVVNRNPDVIIILDYGDTSLADKEKLLLSKPALAGVEAIKNKRFVVLPLSAAAEGVRAPIALKTLAAGLYPDKVK; via the coding sequence AGGAAACACGGCTCAAACCACAAATTCATCTGCAAACAGGCAGCAATCTGATGCATCGCAATCAACAACCCAAGAGAAGGCAGTAGAGATTGAGAACATGGGTGTAAAAATGGTATTTCCCGAAGCGCCCAAACGTGCGGTTACATTGAACCAGCATGCGACAGAAGTTATGCTGGCCCTTGGACTGGAATCTTCCATGGTAGGAACTGCATATTTGGATGATCAGATTTTACCGAAATATAAGACTCAATATGATAAAATCCCGGTTCTAGCCAAACAATATCCGTCCAAAGAGGTGTTTATGGCAGCTGCACCGGATTTTGCCTATGCGGGCTGGAAGAGTGCCTTTAATGATAAAAATTTGGGTTCCCGTGAGGAGCTTGCCCAACAGGGCGTGCAAACCTATGTACAGGAATCCTCCAATAAGCCGGGTCCTATATTAGAAGATGTATATCGGGATATACTAAATATAGGACGTATTTTCCGGGTTGAGGAGCGTGCAGAAAAACTGGTAAATGACATTCGTGCACAAGTGCAGTCCATTCAGACTCAAATTGGCACGGTTGAACGGGCACCCAAGGTTTTTGTTTATGACAGCGGCGAAGACAAGCCATTTACGGCTGCCAACAATTATCTGACGTCTTTGATTAAAAGTGTGAAGGCGAAAAATATTTTTGATGATATCGATAAAAGTTTTACGGAAGTAAGCTGGGAAGAGGTCGTGAACCGCAACCCTGATGTTATTATTATTCTCGACTACGGAGATACTTCACTGGCGGATAAAGAAAAGCTGCTGTTGAGCAAGCCCGCGCTGGCTGGTGTTGAAGCGATCAAAAACAAACGATTTGTGGTGCTGCCTCTATCCGCAGCGGCTGAAGGTGTGCGAGCACCGATTGCACTGAAAACCTTGGCAGCAGGCTTGTACCCGGACAAAGTGAAATAA